One part of the Pannonibacter sp. XCT-53 genome encodes these proteins:
- a CDS encoding autotransporter assembly complex protein TamA: protein MSGSEGPRLPAQRPTTGRVRALALPGAGLLALAVGLTALPGPATAFELFGYRLWGSASDAGAAADAFPYQPVLTLQGGDEPLKQRLTAASLLMSEATDAPSGESGLIARALNDFDRLVAQLYVEGRYGGTVDIRIAGLPLQTALQQGSLPGPRPVPVSIAISAGPMFTFGDVRIGTQGAAAGQLSTDPGFWGLAPGTLADSTKVLAAERQILTSLRARGYPKARIVTRDITADHANDHLDVTLVADAGAQARFGAVSVTGTSVTDPAFVVAQAMIPEGAVYDPEVLAKAQKRLNDLGIFASVTMVEADSVGPDGSLPVTIEVAERKRHVLGAGATWSSTEGGGLEAYWRRRNLFGQGELLSVEGSVGRLGNSSLTDMEYAARIAFEKPGVFGPLTSFSTSFSAKQEAPNAYTSRSATYDAYLKRTFTDTLSGRAGFETAFIDETDAYGKKTYLLGGLPADLTFDNRDDALNPSRGFLATAFAEPAYDIRNRNMMLFLRGSVSSYVALDEARRFVLAGRLSTGSIVGPQVDDIPAGRRFFAGGGGSIRGYAYRNVGPRRNGEVTGGRSVLELSGEVRVRLTETFGAVAFVDAGNVYKSSVPDFSRPFKIGVGAGLRYFTPIGPLRLDVAVPLSPEKGDPDFAIYLGLSQAF from the coding sequence ATGTCCGGGTCTGAAGGGCCGCGCCTGCCGGCGCAGCGGCCGACGACCGGTCGTGTCCGGGCGCTGGCCCTCCCGGGTGCCGGCCTGCTTGCGCTCGCAGTCGGGCTGACCGCCCTGCCCGGCCCGGCGACCGCCTTCGAGCTGTTCGGCTACCGGCTGTGGGGCTCGGCCAGCGACGCGGGGGCTGCGGCCGACGCCTTCCCCTACCAGCCGGTCCTGACCCTGCAGGGCGGCGACGAGCCCCTGAAGCAGCGGCTGACGGCTGCCTCGCTGCTGATGAGCGAGGCGACCGATGCGCCGTCGGGCGAATCCGGTCTCATTGCCCGCGCGCTCAACGATTTCGACCGGCTTGTTGCCCAGCTCTATGTCGAGGGCCGCTACGGCGGAACGGTCGACATCCGCATCGCCGGCCTGCCGCTGCAGACGGCGCTGCAGCAGGGCAGCCTGCCGGGCCCGCGTCCGGTTCCGGTCAGCATCGCGATTTCCGCCGGGCCGATGTTCACATTCGGCGACGTGCGCATCGGCACGCAGGGCGCGGCCGCCGGCCAGCTCTCGACCGATCCCGGTTTCTGGGGCCTTGCGCCCGGGACGCTGGCCGATTCGACCAAGGTCCTGGCAGCCGAGCGCCAGATCCTGACCAGCCTTCGCGCCCGTGGCTATCCCAAGGCACGCATCGTCACCCGCGACATCACCGCCGACCATGCCAACGATCATCTCGACGTGACCCTTGTCGCCGATGCCGGCGCGCAGGCGCGTTTCGGCGCGGTCAGCGTCACCGGAACGTCGGTCACCGACCCGGCCTTCGTCGTTGCCCAGGCAATGATCCCGGAAGGGGCGGTCTACGACCCGGAGGTCCTGGCCAAGGCGCAGAAGCGCCTCAACGATCTCGGCATCTTTGCCAGCGTCACCATGGTCGAGGCCGACAGCGTCGGCCCGGACGGCAGCCTGCCGGTGACGATCGAGGTGGCGGAGCGCAAGCGCCACGTGCTGGGTGCCGGTGCCACCTGGTCCTCGACCGAAGGCGGCGGCCTGGAAGCCTACTGGCGCCGACGCAACCTGTTCGGCCAGGGCGAGCTGCTGTCGGTCGAGGGGTCTGTCGGCCGGCTGGGCAACTCGTCGCTGACGGACATGGAATATGCCGCGCGGATTGCCTTCGAGAAGCCGGGCGTGTTCGGTCCGCTGACCAGCTTCAGCACCTCGTTCTCGGCCAAGCAGGAGGCGCCGAACGCCTACACCAGCCGCTCGGCCACCTATGACGCCTATCTGAAGCGGACCTTCACCGACACGCTCAGCGGCCGGGCCGGCTTCGAGACGGCTTTCATCGACGAGACCGATGCCTATGGCAAGAAGACCTACCTGCTCGGGGGGCTGCCGGCGGACCTCACCTTCGACAACCGCGACGATGCGCTGAACCCCTCGCGCGGGTTCCTGGCGACGGCCTTCGCCGAGCCCGCCTATGACATCCGCAACCGCAACATGATGCTGTTCCTGCGCGGCTCGGTGTCGAGCTACGTGGCGCTCGACGAGGCACGGCGCTTCGTGCTGGCCGGCCGCCTCTCGACCGGCAGCATCGTCGGACCGCAGGTGGACGACATTCCCGCCGGCCGGCGCTTCTTTGCCGGCGGCGGCGGCTCGATCCGCGGCTACGCCTACCGCAATGTCGGACCGCGCCGCAACGGCGAGGTGACGGGCGGACGCAGCGTCCTGGAACTGTCTGGCGAGGTGCGGGTGCGCCTGACGGAGACCTTCGGCGCAGTCGCCTTCGTCGATGCCGGCAATGTCTACAAGTCGTCGGTGCCGGACTTCTCGCGCCCCTTCAAGATCGGTGTCGGCGCGGGGTTGCGCTACTTCACGCCGATCGGTCCGCTGCGGCTTGACGTGGCGGTCCCACTTTCGCCGGAAAAAGGTGATCCTGATTTCGCGATCTACCTTGGCCTGAGCCAGGCCTTCTGA
- a CDS encoding glycosyltransferase family 4 protein, with protein MPGAGEATHRPATRVLLDITRLMGRGLRASPTGIDRVEFAYLDHLIGRHDIALEFVEAGDFGLRLLPREVGLTLRDRTAANWGVAETGVSAAYGRTLRFLGLEAPPPTAAGARSDAVAGASAWLRRAAGQLAGSLSNRPEGIAGAIYINVAHSNLTAPALPRWLQRSGVRPVFLIHDLIPITHPEYCRPGHAELHRRRMATVAAHADLVITNSAYTRDVFLAHVAEAGLRQPRTEVALLGIEAQFQTGRGSLPAPAPTVPYFVVLGTIEPRKNHLLLLPLWRDMVERLGPDAPRLVLVGRRGWENENVVDYLDRCPALRAHVHEAGGLTDAEVAALMRGAAAVLVPSFVEGFSLPLVEAEALGADVIASDIAVHREVAGAGARLLSPLDGLGWLRAIEGLARGDRGARLPVEPGVPEAMTWPAHFRVLDRFLTRMHD; from the coding sequence ATGCCTGGCGCGGGTGAGGCCACGCACCGGCCCGCCACACGGGTCCTGCTCGACATCACCCGGCTGATGGGGCGCGGGCTGCGCGCCTCGCCCACCGGCATCGACCGGGTGGAGTTCGCCTATCTCGACCACCTGATCGGACGTCATGACATCGCGCTCGAGTTCGTCGAGGCGGGGGACTTCGGCCTGCGCCTGCTGCCGCGCGAGGTGGGGCTGACCTTGCGCGACCGGACGGCGGCCAACTGGGGCGTGGCCGAGACCGGGGTGAGCGCCGCCTATGGCCGCACCCTGCGGTTCCTTGGTCTCGAGGCGCCGCCGCCCACGGCGGCAGGGGCGCGCAGCGATGCGGTGGCCGGGGCGTCGGCCTGGCTGCGGCGGGCGGCCGGCCAGCTGGCCGGGTCCCTGTCCAACCGGCCGGAGGGGATTGCCGGGGCCATCTACATCAACGTCGCCCATTCCAACCTGACGGCTCCGGCCCTGCCGCGCTGGCTGCAGCGTTCCGGCGTGCGCCCGGTGTTCCTGATCCATGACCTGATCCCGATCACCCATCCGGAATACTGCCGGCCGGGCCATGCCGAGCTGCACCGGCGCCGCATGGCCACCGTTGCCGCCCATGCGGATCTGGTCATCACCAATTCCGCCTACACCCGCGATGTCTTCCTGGCGCATGTGGCCGAGGCAGGCCTGCGCCAGCCCCGCACCGAGGTGGCGCTGCTCGGCATCGAGGCGCAGTTCCAGACCGGGCGCGGCAGCCTGCCGGCCCCGGCGCCGACGGTGCCCTATTTCGTCGTTCTCGGCACGATCGAGCCGCGCAAGAATCACCTGCTGCTGCTGCCGCTGTGGCGCGACATGGTCGAGCGTCTCGGCCCGGACGCGCCCCGTCTGGTGCTGGTGGGGCGGCGCGGCTGGGAAAACGAGAATGTGGTCGACTATCTCGACCGCTGCCCCGCCTTGCGCGCGCATGTGCACGAGGCCGGCGGTCTCACCGATGCGGAAGTGGCTGCGCTGATGCGCGGCGCCGCGGCCGTGCTCGTGCCCTCCTTCGTGGAGGGGTTCAGCCTGCCGCTGGTGGAGGCAGAGGCGCTTGGCGCCGACGTCATCGCCTCCGACATCGCGGTGCACCGCGAGGTGGCGGGAGCGGGGGCCCGGCTCCTGTCGCCCCTGGACGGGCTGGGCTGGCTCCGGGCCATCGAGGGACTGGCGCGCGGCGACCGGGGCGCACGGCTGCCGGTCGAGCCGGGGGTGCCGGAAGCCATGACCTGGCCGGCCCATTTCCGCGTGCTCGACCGCTTTCTGACCCGCATGCACGACTGA
- a CDS encoding capsule biosynthesis protein, translating to MADNPQAQGSAPSGPADGGGKTFVFLQGPPSVFCRRVADELDLLGHRTHRVNLCPGDWLAWHDRRAVNYRGSLAEFKDWFRAFVRRVGATDVVYYADRLPYHVAAAEVADELGLTASAYEFGYLRPDWITLERNGMSAHSRFPQDPARIRELAEGLPPIDRRPLYTHPFWMEAFHEVVYNLSNVFCAWFSFPRFYRDRFYHPLAEYLRFIPRLVQSSWRNSVAEHLIDDVIGSGIPYYVFPLQIQSDYQLRYNSPFSHIGEAAEEVIRSFAKSAPVSARLVFKIHPLDNGIEPWPKLLKQIARRYGVRKRVYVIDGGNLNRLLEHAKGALMINSTTGIHALRVGCPTKVLGIALYDIAGLTSQVPLDQFWADRTPPDAELLDQLERLMAATIQVKGNFYVEKGRRAGAYAMARRLSEGTVNGLGTLELPPPRLARARAAGIATTFEEQISDGTHTERWFHAWRG from the coding sequence ATGGCGGACAACCCGCAAGCACAGGGCAGCGCCCCGTCGGGGCCGGCGGACGGCGGGGGCAAGACCTTCGTCTTCCTGCAAGGGCCCCCGTCGGTCTTCTGCCGCCGGGTTGCCGACGAGCTGGACCTGCTCGGGCACCGCACCCACCGCGTCAACCTGTGCCCCGGCGACTGGCTCGCCTGGCATGACCGTCGTGCGGTGAACTACAGGGGCTCTCTGGCGGAGTTCAAGGACTGGTTCCGCGCCTTCGTCCGGCGTGTCGGTGCCACCGACGTGGTCTATTACGCCGACCGTCTGCCCTACCATGTCGCTGCCGCCGAAGTGGCGGATGAACTGGGCCTGACCGCCAGCGCCTATGAATTCGGCTATCTGCGTCCCGACTGGATCACGCTCGAGCGCAACGGCATGTCCGCCCATTCGCGCTTTCCGCAGGATCCGGCGCGCATCCGGGAGCTGGCCGAGGGGCTGCCGCCGATCGACCGCCGGCCGCTCTACACCCATCCCTTCTGGATGGAGGCCTTTCACGAGGTCGTCTACAACCTCTCCAACGTCTTCTGCGCCTGGTTTTCCTTCCCGCGCTTCTACCGCGACCGGTTCTACCATCCGCTGGCGGAGTATCTGCGCTTCATCCCGCGTCTGGTCCAGTCGAGCTGGCGCAACAGCGTGGCCGAGCACCTGATCGACGACGTCATCGGCAGCGGCATCCCCTATTACGTCTTTCCGCTGCAGATCCAGAGCGACTACCAGCTGCGCTACAACTCGCCCTTCAGCCACATCGGCGAGGCGGCCGAGGAGGTCATCCGCTCCTTCGCCAAGTCGGCGCCGGTGTCGGCGCGGCTCGTGTTCAAGATCCACCCGCTCGACAATGGCATCGAGCCCTGGCCGAAGCTCCTGAAGCAGATCGCCCGGCGCTACGGCGTGCGCAAGCGCGTCTATGTGATCGACGGCGGCAACCTCAACCGGCTGCTGGAACACGCCAAGGGCGCGCTGATGATCAACAGCACCACCGGGATCCACGCCCTGCGCGTCGGCTGCCCGACCAAGGTGCTGGGCATAGCGCTCTATGACATCGCCGGCCTGACGAGCCAGGTGCCGCTCGACCAGTTCTGGGCCGACCGGACCCCGCCGGACGCGGAGCTGCTCGACCAGCTGGAACGGCTGATGGCGGCGACCATCCAGGTGAAGGGCAACTTCTACGTCGAGAAGGGACGGCGCGCGGGAGCCTATGCCATGGCGCGGCGGCTGTCGGAGGGCACCGTCAACGGTCTCGGCACGCTGGAGCTGCCGCCGCCCCGGCTGGCGCGGGCGCGGGCAGCGGGCATCGCCACCACCTTCGAGGAACAGATCAGCGACGGCACCCACACCGAACGGTGGTTCCATGCCTGGCGCGGGTGA
- the folD gene encoding bifunctional methylenetetrahydrofolate dehydrogenase/methenyltetrahydrofolate cyclohydrolase FolD has protein sequence MSQPSLQATLIDGKAVAASVRAEITARAGRLFAETGRKPGLAVVLVGEDPASQVYVRNKDKAAAACGFHSVKHTLPADTAEADLLALVAALNADEAIHGILVQLPLPGHIDEGKVLRLIRPEKDVDGFHPVNVGLLATGDREQALVPCTPAGSLVLLKRTLDRPLAGLDAVVIGRSNIVGKPMAQLLLAESCTVTIAHSRTRNLPDVVRRADIVVAAVGRPEMVRGDWIKPGATVIDVGINRVPDPARGGDATRLVGDVAFAEAAAHAGAITPVPGGVGPMTIAMLMANTLTAARRLLGLAPEPDLF, from the coding sequence ATGAGCCAGCCCTCGCTCCAGGCAACCCTCATCGACGGAAAGGCGGTTGCCGCCTCCGTCCGTGCCGAGATCACCGCGCGGGCCGGCCGACTTTTCGCCGAAACCGGACGCAAGCCGGGACTGGCCGTGGTGCTGGTGGGCGAGGACCCGGCCAGCCAGGTCTATGTCCGCAACAAGGACAAGGCGGCGGCAGCCTGCGGCTTTCATTCGGTCAAGCACACGCTGCCGGCCGACACGGCCGAGGCCGATCTGCTGGCGCTGGTCGCCGCACTCAATGCCGACGAGGCGATCCACGGCATTCTCGTCCAGCTGCCGCTGCCCGGACACATCGACGAGGGCAAGGTGCTGCGGCTGATCCGGCCGGAAAAGGACGTCGACGGCTTCCATCCGGTCAATGTCGGGCTGCTCGCCACGGGCGACCGGGAGCAGGCGCTGGTGCCCTGCACGCCGGCCGGCAGTCTGGTCCTGCTGAAACGGACCCTGGACCGGCCGCTCGCCGGTCTGGACGCGGTGGTCATCGGCCGCTCCAACATTGTCGGCAAGCCGATGGCGCAGCTGCTGCTGGCCGAAAGCTGCACCGTCACCATCGCCCACAGCCGGACCCGGAACCTGCCCGACGTCGTCCGCCGCGCCGACATCGTGGTGGCGGCGGTGGGGCGGCCGGAGATGGTCCGGGGCGACTGGATCAAGCCGGGGGCGACGGTGATCGATGTGGGGATCAACCGTGTCCCCGATCCTGCCCGCGGCGGCGACGCCACGCGGCTGGTCGGCGACGTCGCCTTTGCCGAGGCAGCAGCCCATGCCGGCGCGATCACGCCGGTTCCCGGCGGCGTCGGCCCGATGACCATCGCCATGCTGATGGCCAACACGCTGACGGCGGCGCGCCGGCTGCTCGGCCTGGCGCCGGAACCGGACCTGTTCTGA
- a CDS encoding DUF4214 domain-containing protein, with protein sequence MTYYVDETAYPAKSVVFIRATWGNTTYTGTGFLVGRNDLVTAAHVVYDVKLGRVADTIKIYPVYNPDKFNQNFYSYAAIDFYSNSNPGAFDPDRDGLISPGDNRFSTMGHAEVDIAVLSLSKPLGDTYGWFGVDPDFNNGGRVSVIGHPGAWENYSVRDDGSVYADATDQVYINEGNIEINPGNSGGPIFYQSSSGPYAVGLVSTKSYFTDIGGHWNWMKETIRDNDRFIDGYAGHTVTGTSGNDVFGLFATKGRYTSVGNDTVYGGAGRDTVKFQGPGSDFTFTRNGTTITITDKTGSEGRDTLYDVERLDFDNGTLAFDFDGSAGQTYRLYQAAFARTPDRPGLSHNVNLVDQGMTLKQMAGAFIGSAEFIQRYGVGTSNTTYVTALYQNVLGRGPDPVGLNGWLDRLATGTWDRQDVLLGFSESPENQALVGAQISNGIWLL encoded by the coding sequence ATGACCTACTACGTCGACGAAACGGCTTATCCTGCCAAATCCGTCGTGTTCATCCGCGCCACGTGGGGCAACACGACCTACACCGGCACCGGCTTCCTGGTCGGGCGCAACGATCTCGTCACCGCAGCGCATGTGGTCTATGACGTGAAGCTCGGCCGTGTGGCCGACACGATCAAGATCTATCCGGTCTACAATCCGGACAAGTTCAACCAGAACTTCTACAGCTACGCGGCGATCGACTTCTACAGCAACTCCAATCCCGGCGCCTTCGATCCGGACCGCGACGGCCTGATCTCGCCGGGCGACAACCGCTTCAGCACCATGGGCCATGCGGAGGTCGACATCGCCGTCCTGTCGCTGTCGAAGCCGCTCGGCGACACCTATGGCTGGTTCGGCGTCGATCCGGACTTCAACAACGGCGGGCGCGTCTCCGTCATCGGCCACCCCGGCGCCTGGGAAAACTATTCCGTCCGCGACGATGGCTCCGTCTATGCGGATGCGACCGATCAGGTCTACATCAACGAAGGCAACATCGAGATCAACCCGGGCAATTCCGGCGGCCCGATCTTCTACCAGAGCTCCAGCGGCCCCTATGCGGTCGGCCTCGTCTCGACCAAGTCCTACTTCACGGACATCGGCGGCCACTGGAACTGGATGAAGGAGACCATCCGGGACAACGACCGCTTCATCGACGGCTACGCCGGCCACACCGTCACCGGCACCTCGGGGAACGACGTCTTCGGGCTGTTCGCCACCAAGGGGCGCTACACCAGCGTCGGCAACGACACGGTCTATGGCGGCGCCGGTCGCGACACGGTGAAGTTCCAGGGCCCGGGCAGCGACTTCACCTTCACCCGCAACGGCACCACCATCACCATTACCGACAAGACCGGCAGCGAGGGGCGCGACACGCTCTATGACGTCGAGCGGCTGGATTTCGACAACGGCACGCTGGCCTTCGACTTTGACGGCAGCGCCGGCCAGACCTACCGGCTCTATCAGGCAGCCTTCGCCCGCACGCCGGACCGCCCCGGCCTGTCGCACAACGTCAACCTCGTCGACCAGGGCATGACGCTGAAGCAGATGGCCGGAGCCTTCATCGGCTCGGCCGAGTTCATCCAGCGGTATGGCGTCGGCACCTCGAACACCACCTATGTCACCGCGCTCTACCAGAACGTCCTGGGCCGCGGCCCCGATCCGGTCGGCCTCAACGGCTGGCTCGACCGGCTGGCAACCGGCACCTGGGACCGTCAGGACGTGCTGCTCGGCTTCTCCGAAAGCCCCGAGAACCAGGCCCTCGTCGGGGCGCAGATTTCCAACGGCATCTGGCTGCTCTAG
- a CDS encoding polysaccharide biosynthesis/export family protein: MDEAGGEPMRSLWLLSLVLLAAGCSALPSEGPSAIGITSEQISTEQASVPSGVENYTVIDVSPSNIERLKNYRPLSFMNQFQGVGGGGSSALLGVGDSLQIKIWEASREGLFSGASGDGTLIPATVDETGFIFVPYAGRIQAAGQSVEGLRQTIESKLVGKAIEPQVLVVVSSKLSSTAVVVGDVAKPGVYPLQVRNTRLLELVAQAGGARAATYETVVTLKRGARSGTTRLEHLIDFPENNVLVSPGDNVLLSHRPRTFSAFGAVKANQLVPFRTKTVSMAEALATVGGLNDYRADAGGIFLFRYEEADLVRQLRPDLAQKMAGQTEVPVVYRVSLQDPRGFFLTRFFEMRDKDILYVANHPTAEFGKFLQIIAPLTNNALSVAAIVNK, translated from the coding sequence ATGGATGAGGCAGGCGGGGAACCGATGCGGTCGTTGTGGCTATTGTCTTTAGTATTGCTTGCAGCGGGCTGCTCGGCGCTTCCCTCCGAGGGACCGTCGGCGATCGGCATCACCTCCGAGCAGATTTCCACCGAACAGGCCAGCGTGCCCTCCGGTGTCGAGAACTACACCGTCATTGACGTTTCCCCCTCCAACATCGAGCGGCTGAAGAATTATCGCCCGCTGTCCTTCATGAACCAGTTCCAGGGCGTGGGCGGCGGCGGCTCGTCGGCGCTGCTGGGCGTCGGGGACAGCCTGCAGATCAAGATCTGGGAAGCCTCGCGCGAAGGTCTCTTCTCCGGCGCCTCGGGTGACGGCACCCTGATCCCGGCCACCGTCGACGAGACGGGCTTCATCTTCGTGCCCTACGCGGGCCGCATCCAGGCTGCCGGCCAGTCCGTCGAGGGCCTGCGCCAGACCATCGAGAGCAAGCTGGTCGGCAAGGCGATCGAGCCGCAGGTGCTGGTCGTCGTCTCCAGCAAGCTCAGCTCCACGGCCGTCGTGGTCGGTGACGTGGCCAAGCCCGGGGTCTATCCGCTGCAGGTGCGCAACACCCGCCTGCTGGAGCTTGTCGCCCAGGCCGGTGGTGCCCGCGCGGCCACCTACGAGACCGTGGTGACGCTGAAGCGCGGCGCGCGCTCCGGCACCACGCGTCTGGAACATCTGATCGACTTCCCCGAGAACAACGTGCTGGTGTCGCCGGGCGACAACGTGCTGCTGTCGCACCGCCCGCGTACCTTCTCCGCCTTCGGTGCGGTCAAGGCCAACCAGCTCGTGCCGTTCCGCACCAAGACCGTCTCGATGGCCGAGGCGCTGGCGACCGTCGGCGGTCTCAACGACTACCGCGCCGACGCCGGCGGCATCTTCCTGTTCCGCTATGAAGAGGCGGATCTGGTGCGTCAGCTGCGCCCGGATCTGGCGCAGAAGATGGCCGGCCAGACGGAAGTTCCGGTCGTCTACCGCGTCAGCCTGCAGGATCCGCGCGGCTTCTTCCTGACCCGTTTCTTCGAGATGCGTGACAAGGACATCCTCTATGTCGCGAACCATCCGACGGCGGAGTTCGGCAAGTTCCTGCAGATCATCGCGCCGCTGACCAACAATGCGCTCAGCGTCGCGGCAATCGTGAACAAGTGA